A part of Melittangium boletus DSM 14713 genomic DNA contains:
- a CDS encoding SRPBCC family protein, with product MRRARTRGAPGAFPAPGTVRFERLLPGPVERIWSYLTDSEKRGLWLATGAMEPRVGGRIEHVFRHADLSPTIEPVPERYQHMKDGHAFTGRITRYEPPYVLAYTWGEAPDASEVTFDLSPRGEDVLLVLTHRRLGARQERISVAGGWHTHLALLEDRLHGEVPPSFWSLHTALEAEYEQVLAGEE from the coding sequence ATGCGCCGTGCCCGGACACGCGGCGCCCCTGGAGCCTTCCCCGCGCCCGGCACGGTCCGCTTCGAGCGGCTACTGCCCGGTCCCGTCGAGCGGATCTGGAGCTATCTCACGGACTCGGAGAAGCGCGGCCTGTGGTTGGCGACCGGAGCGATGGAGCCCCGGGTCGGCGGGCGCATCGAGCACGTCTTCCGCCACGCCGACCTCAGCCCGACGATCGAACCGGTTCCGGAGCGCTACCAGCACATGAAGGATGGCCATGCCTTCACCGGCCGCATCACCCGCTACGAGCCGCCCTACGTGCTGGCCTACACCTGGGGCGAGGCACCCGACGCCTCCGAGGTCACCTTCGACCTGAGCCCCCGGGGCGAGGACGTGCTGCTCGTGCTCACCCACCGGCGGCTCGGCGCGCGCCAGGAGCGCATCAGTGTCGCGGGCGGCTGGCATACCCACCTCGCGCTGCTGGAGGACCGGCTCCACGGCGAGGTGCCTCCCTCGTTCTGGTCCCTCCACACCGCCCTGGAGGCCGAGTACGAGCAGGTGCTCGCCGGGGAGGAGTAG
- a CDS encoding VOC family protein produces the protein MSPRPTRIHCVTLPVDDLKRSLAFYRDGLGLPADNVPEDADHAPLVLPGGLYLVLTLRSDFTTFTKLAGRTDAPKGTVGCILSFFTADRSQVDALLQAASVAGGTVPGPAQERDWGYGGFVTDPDGHLWEILFNPHFATES, from the coding sequence ATGAGCCCCCGTCCGACCCGAATCCACTGTGTCACGCTGCCCGTCGATGACCTGAAGCGCTCCCTCGCCTTCTATCGCGATGGACTCGGCCTTCCGGCCGACAACGTGCCCGAGGACGCCGACCACGCCCCCCTGGTCCTGCCCGGCGGCCTCTACCTCGTGCTCACCCTGCGCTCGGATTTCACGACGTTCACGAAGCTCGCCGGCCGGACGGATGCCCCGAAGGGAACCGTGGGGTGCATCCTGAGCTTCTTCACCGCCGACCGGAGCCAGGTCGACGCACTGCTCCAGGCGGCGAGCGTCGCCGGCGGCACGGTCCCCGGACCCGCGCAAGAGCGGGACTGGGGCTACGGCGGGTTCGTCACGGATCCGGACGGCCATCTCTGGGAGATCCTGTTCAATCCCCACTTCGCGACGGAGTCCTGA
- a CDS encoding VOC family protein, with protein MKIKLVSVLVDDQSKALAFYTEKLGFLKKHDIPMGPYRWLTVVSPSEPDGAEVVLEPTAHAFAATYQKELYTGGIPITAFFVEDVASEFTRLKALGVVFRREPTAIPGGPTVAMLDDTCGNLLQLVQG; from the coding sequence ATGAAGATCAAGCTGGTGAGTGTGCTGGTCGATGATCAATCCAAGGCGCTGGCCTTCTACACGGAGAAGCTCGGCTTCCTGAAGAAGCACGACATCCCCATGGGGCCCTACCGGTGGCTGACCGTCGTCTCGCCCTCGGAGCCCGACGGCGCCGAGGTGGTGCTCGAGCCCACGGCCCATGCGTTCGCCGCGACGTATCAGAAGGAGCTCTACACGGGCGGCATTCCCATCACCGCGTTCTTCGTCGAGGACGTCGCGAGCGAGTTCACGCGGCTCAAGGCCCTGGGCGTGGTGTTCCGGCGCGAGCCCACCGCCATTCCCGGCGGGCCCACGGTCGCCATGCTCGATGACACGTGCGGCAATCTCCTCCAGCTCGTGCAGGGCTAG
- a CDS encoding ArsR/SmtB family transcription factor: protein MVEHDSSALDEVFHALSDPTRRAMLRRLSAREHTVGELAEPFAMSLAAASKHVKTLERARLVRRKVRGRTHVCGLNPTPLAEANEWLRFYERFWAGRLDTLEALLRAEDAATPTNTERKKRR, encoded by the coding sequence ATGGTTGAGCATGACTCCAGTGCCCTGGACGAGGTGTTTCATGCCCTGTCCGACCCGACGCGGCGGGCGATGTTGCGTCGCCTGAGCGCGCGGGAGCACACCGTCGGCGAGCTCGCGGAGCCCTTCGCGATGTCGCTGGCGGCGGCCTCCAAGCACGTCAAGACGCTCGAGCGGGCGAGGCTCGTGCGCCGGAAGGTCCGGGGACGCACGCACGTGTGTGGGCTCAACCCCACCCCATTGGCCGAGGCCAATGAATGGCTGCGCTTCTATGAGCGCTTCTGGGCCGGACGGCTCGACACGCTCGAGGCCCTGCTCCGGGCCGAGGACGCGGCGACTCCCACGAACACCGAAAGGAAGAAGAGGCGATGA
- a CDS encoding peptidase inhibitor family I36 protein produces the protein MRNQRLVNGVGRSTLAAAGLMAIAALLHPAGASAEGSSPCPWANTLCLFEGENFTGAVFNVRALNPSTGTCVNLPEHGWEGRAHSAINTNSDVASMFLNEDCIGGPAPIHGHESLSSLGFTPKSVWVY, from the coding sequence ATGCGGAATCAACGATTGGTGAATGGAGTGGGTCGGAGCACGCTCGCGGCGGCCGGGTTGATGGCGATCGCGGCGCTGCTGCATCCGGCGGGGGCGTCGGCGGAAGGCAGCTCGCCTTGCCCCTGGGCGAACACGCTCTGCCTGTTCGAGGGAGAGAACTTCACGGGCGCGGTCTTCAATGTGCGGGCGCTCAATCCCAGCACGGGCACCTGCGTCAACCTGCCGGAGCATGGCTGGGAAGGACGGGCCCATTCGGCCATCAACACGAACAGCGACGTCGCGTCCATGTTCCTGAACGAGGACTGCATCGGGGGGCCGGCGCCCATCCACGGCCATGAGTCGCTGAGTTCCCTGGGGTTCACGCCCAAGAGCGTCTGGGTCTACTGA